CTCGCGCGCGGTGTGAATCCAGCGCGCGAGGGCCTCGTTCCCGGGGAAGGTCTCGAGCACCGCGTCGTCGGTCACCGCGATGTCGGCCGGGTCACCGGACAGCGCGGCCCAGCGGAAGGGCCCTGCCCCGCGGCAGAAGAGCGGCCGGATGAACTCCGGCACGAACCCGGGGATGGTGAAGGCGTCGGCTCGGCCGCGGTGGTCGGCCACCTGGCCACGGAGGTTGTTGCCATAGTCGAAGGTGATGGCGCCGCGGGCCTTGAGCGCCAGCATGGCGCCCACGTGGATGACCATGGAGTCGAGCACGCGGTCCTGGTATCCGGCGGGATCGCGGGCCCGCAGCAGGGCGGCCTCGGCCAGGGTGCAGCCGACGGGGATGTACCCCACCTGGAGGTCGTGGGCGGAGGTCTGGTCGGTGAGTACGTCGGGGACGATCCCCCGGCGCACCAGGTCCGGCAGCACCTCGGCGATGTTACCCACCAGCCCGACGGAGAGCGGCTGACGGCTGGCGCGGGCCGCCTCGACCAGGCGCAGGGCCTCGTCCAGGGTGGTGGCCAGGCGGTCACAGTACCCGGTCTCGACGCGGCGGCGAATGCGTTCCGCGTCGACGTCCACGCCGAGGAAGGCGGCGCCGTTCATGGTGGCGGCGAGCGGCTGGGCCCCGCCCATGCCGCCGAGCCCGCCGGTGACCACCAGCCGGCCGGCCAGGGTGCCGCCGAAGTGCTGCCGGGCACACTCCGCGAAGGTCTCGTAGGTGCCCTGCAGGATGCCCTGCGTCCCGATGTAGATCCACGACCCCGCGGTCATCTGCCCGTACATGGTGAGGCCGAGGGCCTCGAGCCGGCGGAACTCATCCCAGGTGGCCCAGCGGGGGACCAGGTGGGCGTTGGCGATCAGCACGCGCGGGGCTTCCTCGTGGGTGCGGAACACCCCGACCGGCTTGCCGCTCTGGACCAGCAGCGTCTCGTCGTTCTCCAGGCGCCGCAGGGTGGCCACGATGCGGTCGAAGCAGGCCCAGTTCCGGGCGGCCTTGCCGGTGCCGCCGTAGACCACGAGATCCTCGGGCCGTTCTGCCACCGCCGGATCGAGGTTGTTGTGCAGCATCCGGAGCGCCGCCTCCTGGTGCCACCCCTTGCAGCTGAGGGTGGAACCGGTGGGGGCATGCAGGACGCGGGCGGGAGCGCTGGTGGTCATGGGTCGGGATCGCGGGACGGGGATGGCCGGTGCCGGTCAGTCGGCGCCGGCGGGCAAGGCGGTCAGCGTGGCCTGAACGATGCCGCGAAGCTGCGCTGGAGTGAAGGGCTTGCGCAGGAAGGGGCGGGCACGCGCGTCGCCCTCCCCAAGCCGGTCGAGGTCGGCGGAGTAGCCCGAGGTGAAGACGATGGGCAGCTGAGGGCGGCTGGCGCTGAGACGATCCGCGAGCTGCAGGCCGCCGAGGCGGGGCATCACCAGGTCGGTCACGACGAGCTGGACCTCGGGGTCGCCCCGGCTGAGGAGGGACCAGGCCTCCTCGCCGTCGGCGGCCTCGATCACCTGGTACCCGGCGCTGCGGAGGATGCGCACCCCGATGGTGCGGACGGCAGGCTCGTCCTCGACGAGCAGGATCGTCTCATGCCCCGCCGCGGTGCGGGCCGCCGGAGCCGGCCCCGGCGCGGGCAGGGGGATGCCGGTGTCGAGGGGCAGGCAGATGGTGAACGCGGCGCCCTGCCCCGGGCTGCTGGCGCACCAGATGCAGCCGCGGTGCTGGTGGACGATGCCGTGGCAGGTGGCGAGGCCAAGCCCCGTGCCGTGGCCCGGCGCCTTGGTGGTGAAGAACGGCTCGAAGAGATGGGGTCGGATGCTCTCCGGCACGCCGACCCCGGTATCGCGCACGGTGAGCGTCACGTATTCCCCCGCCCCGACCCGCTCCCCCTCGAAGAGCGCGGGGGCCCGCAGGGTGAGGCGGGCCGTCTCGACCACGACCCGGCCCCCCTCGGGCATGGCGTCGCGGGCATTCACCACGAGGTTCACCAGCACCTGTTCCAGCTGGCCCCGCTCGGCGAGGACCGGGGCCGGCTGCGCGCCCAGGACGGTGACGAACTCGATGTTCTCGCCGATCAGGCGACGGAGCATCTGGGCCAGGCTGGCCGTGAGTTCGTTCAGGTCGAACACGGTGGGTTGCACCACCTGCTGCCGCGCGAAGGCCAGGAGCCGGTGGGTCAGCCCCGCGGCGCGATCGGCGGCGGCCTGAATATCCTCGAGCTCCGCCAGGGCGGCATGCCCGGGAGGGAGTGCGTCCCGCGCCGCCGCCACGCCGCCGAAGATGGCGGTGAGCAGGTTGTTGAAATCGTGCGCCACGCCGCCCGCGAGCCGCCCGATGCTCTCCACCCGCTGGCTCTGCGCCACGTGGCGCTCCAGGCGGCGCTGCTCGGTCATGTCCTGGACGAACGCCGCCACCCCGACGACCTCGCCGGAGGCGTTGAGCAGGCTGGCACTGAACCATTCGCAATCGAGCGGCTGCCCGTCCCGCCGCAGGTTCACGCTGGAGGACCGCCAGCCGTCGGGGCGCCGGTTGGCCAGGACCTCCTGCCAGTCTGCCGCGAGCGCGGCCTGGCGCTCCTCCGGGACGAGGAAGGCGGCATGCCGGCCGATCGCCTCCTCGCGCCCCCAG
The Gemmatimonadota bacterium DNA segment above includes these coding regions:
- a CDS encoding PAS domain S-box protein codes for the protein MPADRLILVAAAGTQAGLALVFGVLLLAFERSYRRPYLRWWALGWLALAGYLTLGTLTVAQAFALPTSAPVRLGLTYIAQVLGSLHLGLLAFGLWESGEQRPVTRRVRLGMAAVALGLAVVTTGAFSADPAAVWPRYAMRVGLHALLACAVQAGFALYLFRRHRDRPGLGGRLLAGALLLGGAVEAVYFYHALALAGGWPSVPTIGVVGFAEVVVLVVVGLAMVGWLLEEERARVVAAGREAEAAAQELARKERYFRALIENTSDVISVLTLDATIAYESPSIARNFGYTAEECIGRSAFDYIHPDDAPRVAEEFAAGLADPATARQTSLRFRHKAGHWLLIEASGRVLLDADGRPGQVVVVSRDITAAQRADEAHRRSEALLSLHVARTPLGVIEFDAEGRVRQWNPAAERIFGWGREEAIGRHAAFLVPEERQAALAADWQEVLANRRPDGWRSSSVNLRRDGQPLDCEWFSASLLNASGEVVGVAAFVQDMTEQRRLERHVAQSQRVESIGRLAGGVAHDFNNLLTAIFGGVAAARDALPPGHAALAELEDIQAAADRAAGLTHRLLAFARQQVVQPTVFDLNELTASLAQMLRRLIGENIEFVTVLGAQPAPVLAERGQLEQVLVNLVVNARDAMPEGGRVVVETARLTLRAPALFEGERVGAGEYVTLTVRDTGVGVPESIRPHLFEPFFTTKAPGHGTGLGLATCHGIVHQHRGCIWCASSPGQGAAFTICLPLDTGIPLPAPGPAPAARTAAGHETILLVEDEPAVRTIGVRILRSAGYQVIEAADGEEAWSLLSRGDPEVQLVVTDLVMPRLGGLQLADRLSASRPQLPIVFTSGYSADLDRLGEGDARARPFLRKPFTPAQLRGIVQATLTALPAGAD
- the hutU gene encoding urocanate hydratase, producing the protein MTTSAPARVLHAPTGSTLSCKGWHQEAALRMLHNNLDPAVAERPEDLVVYGGTGKAARNWACFDRIVATLRRLENDETLLVQSGKPVGVFRTHEEAPRVLIANAHLVPRWATWDEFRRLEALGLTMYGQMTAGSWIYIGTQGILQGTYETFAECARQHFGGTLAGRLVVTGGLGGMGGAQPLAATMNGAAFLGVDVDAERIRRRVETGYCDRLATTLDEALRLVEAARASRQPLSVGLVGNIAEVLPDLVRRGIVPDVLTDQTSAHDLQVGYIPVGCTLAEAALLRARDPAGYQDRVLDSMVIHVGAMLALKARGAITFDYGNNLRGQVADHRGRADAFTIPGFVPEFIRPLFCRGAGPFRWAALSGDPADIAVTDDAVLETFPGNEALARWIHTAREKVHFQGLPARICWLEYGERAEMGLRFNWLVKKGKVRAPIVIGRDHLDTGSVASPNRETEAMKDGSDAIADWPLLNALLNTACGASWVSLHHGGGVGIGYSIHSGMVAVADGTDMGDRRLQRVLTADPGTGVMRHADAGYDEAIEVARARGVDLPMLET